One Clostridium estertheticum DNA segment encodes these proteins:
- a CDS encoding MFS transporter translates to METIKTPFPRLAAGIVIGFGLMIMGFLTTGALLVPLKVMAIAPNGYASSYGLVAGVSAIFALIGNPIGGAISDRSTVAFGRRRLWILLGSLIGSLCIMFILFSKTILGVVIGWSAAQFFFNFTWAAYTALIPDQVEESKRGTMSGIFGIIMPAFMTVGMILINVIVHATDAVKFTTFACISIIGPIISLFIIKEGKVEFVKKSDNISFGKKISKVFPSPKKYPEFTWALFSKFLLMMGYCSMFYITVMLGGRMHMDPAQITSTYSIIMILGFAFTIITSLLGGILSDKIRKQKIFLYISTVIITIGILMFIIPNVKVFFIAAIVLNIGGGCFMAVDTAMVARVLPNKEDTAKDFGLMNVANCLPQSIVPAIGPLLLFIGGWNFFYIFLAIMPIIGIFTIMPIPEVGHKLKSEREAETNILAGTVVETE, encoded by the coding sequence ATGGAAACAATTAAAACACCTTTTCCGCGATTAGCTGCGGGTATCGTAATTGGTTTTGGGCTGATGATTATGGGGTTCCTGACCACTGGTGCACTATTGGTGCCACTCAAGGTTATGGCTATCGCTCCTAATGGTTACGCCTCATCCTATGGTCTGGTGGCAGGTGTAAGCGCAATTTTTGCTTTAATCGGTAACCCGATTGGTGGTGCCATCAGCGACCGAAGCACTGTGGCTTTTGGAAGACGCCGTCTTTGGATTTTACTGGGTTCGTTGATTGGCTCATTATGCATCATGTTCATTTTATTTTCGAAAACGATTTTAGGCGTTGTGATAGGATGGTCAGCAGCACAGTTTTTCTTTAATTTTACCTGGGCGGCTTATACAGCTTTGATTCCCGATCAGGTTGAGGAATCCAAACGCGGTACAATGTCGGGTATATTTGGCATTATTATGCCTGCTTTTATGACTGTAGGAATGATATTGATTAATGTCATTGTCCATGCTACCGATGCAGTTAAGTTCACCACGTTCGCATGTATTAGCATTATCGGACCAATCATCAGCTTGTTTATTATAAAAGAAGGCAAGGTGGAATTCGTCAAAAAGAGCGATAATATATCCTTTGGTAAAAAGATCAGCAAGGTTTTCCCAAGTCCTAAAAAATATCCTGAGTTTACATGGGCTTTGTTCTCAAAGTTCCTTCTGATGATGGGCTATTGCAGTATGTTTTATATAACAGTTATGCTGGGTGGCCGTATGCATATGGATCCAGCACAGATAACATCCACTTACTCCATAATCATGATTTTGGGCTTTGCTTTTACTATTATTACCAGCCTTCTGGGTGGTATTTTATCAGACAAAATCAGAAAGCAAAAAATCTTTCTTTATATTTCTACCGTGATTATCACAATCGGTATTTTGATGTTCATTATACCAAACGTTAAGGTCTTTTTTATTGCAGCTATAGTGCTTAACATAGGTGGAGGCTGTTTTATGGCTGTAGATACGGCTATGGTTGCCCGTGTATTGCCCAATAAAGAGGATACTGCCAAGGACTTTGGACTCATGAACGTTGCCAATTGTCTACCACAATCGATAGTGCCTGCAATAGGACCGTTGCTACTTTTCATTGGAGGCTGGAACTTCTTTTATATATTCCTTGCGATCATGCCGATTATAGGTATATTCACCATTATGCCTATACCGGAAGTAGGTCATAAGCTGAAGTCCGAAAGAGAAGCGGAAACAAATATCCTTGCTGGTACGGTAGTTGAAACAGAATAA
- a CDS encoding carboxylesterase/lipase family protein yields MVKKFLFDELPVVQTKAGQLKGYFYDGIYIFKGIPYAQAKRFQMPEEVTPWEGIKDATSYGYVCPLMEQDRPGAELMVPHRYWLQDENCQNLNIWTKALDENAKKPVLIWLHGGGFTAGSSIEQVAYDGFNMSQLGDVVVVSVNHRLNILGYMDLSPFREKYKNSQNSGHADLVASLKWVHENIAQFGGDPENVTLFGQSGGGMKITGLMQIPDADGLFHKGIVMSGIDDGKLMPQPHGDGRMIVTAMLEEMGLSENEVEALETLPYHELVKTYGKVCPMVMQKGGYMGCAPMKNDYYYGEPLIHGFTEHAKTIPLMVGSVFGEFAFKPMPFNKYELSDEEEKAILGQRYGQHAQELTDLFVKAYPDKKAVDLLTLDRIFRMPSKALAKLQAEGGKAPAYLYHFTLEFPYAYGKAAWHCSDIPFVFHNSDKVEICNIDGVSDELEEKIFQAVIHFAHTGNPNHPGLPEWQAVKPEDEPTMIFDRDCKICHNYDDELIKLYDEVSGPISLADLFSQDVQH; encoded by the coding sequence ATGGTAAAAAAATTTTTATTTGATGAATTACCTGTTGTTCAGACAAAAGCAGGTCAATTAAAAGGTTATTTTTATGACGGGATTTATATTTTCAAAGGAATTCCTTATGCACAGGCAAAAAGGTTTCAGATGCCAGAGGAAGTAACTCCATGGGAAGGCATCAAGGATGCTACGTCTTATGGATATGTATGTCCACTTATGGAACAGGATCGTCCAGGTGCAGAATTGATGGTGCCACACCGTTACTGGCTTCAGGATGAAAATTGCCAGAATCTTAATATCTGGACGAAAGCTCTTGATGAGAATGCTAAAAAGCCAGTTTTAATATGGCTCCACGGTGGCGGATTCACTGCTGGATCATCCATTGAACAGGTAGCATATGACGGTTTTAATATGAGTCAACTTGGGGACGTAGTGGTAGTGAGTGTGAATCACCGTCTCAATATCCTTGGATATATGGATCTTTCACCTTTTAGAGAGAAATATAAAAATTCCCAGAATTCCGGTCATGCTGATCTTGTAGCATCTTTGAAATGGGTTCACGAAAACATAGCCCAATTTGGCGGAGACCCTGAAAATGTTACACTGTTCGGACAGTCTGGCGGCGGTATGAAAATTACCGGTCTGATGCAGATACCGGATGCGGATGGACTCTTCCATAAGGGAATTGTTATGAGCGGAATTGACGATGGTAAGCTGATGCCTCAACCACATGGAGATGGAAGAATGATTGTAACAGCCATGTTGGAAGAAATGGGGCTTTCAGAAAATGAAGTGGAAGCTCTAGAAACACTTCCTTACCATGAACTGGTAAAAACTTATGGCAAGGTATGTCCGATGGTTATGCAAAAGGGCGGCTATATGGGCTGTGCGCCAATGAAAAATGATTATTATTATGGAGAGCCTCTCATACATGGATTTACAGAACATGCAAAAACAATTCCACTGATGGTAGGCTCTGTATTTGGTGAGTTTGCATTTAAACCAATGCCTTTTAATAAATATGAGCTTTCTGATGAGGAGGAAAAAGCAATCCTTGGTCAGCGTTATGGCCAGCATGCACAGGAGCTTACAGATTTGTTTGTCAAAGCTTATCCTGACAAGAAAGCAGTTGATTTATTGACGCTTGACAGGATTTTCCGTATGCCTTCCAAGGCACTGGCAAAACTGCAGGCAGAAGGAGGAAAGGCTCCTGCGTACCTGTATCATTTCACTCTGGAATTTCCTTATGCGTATGGAAAGGCAGCTTGGCATTGTTCAGACATTCCTTTTGTCTTCCATAATTCAGATAAAGTTGAAATCTGTAATATTGATGGCGTTTCAGATGAACTGGAAGAAAAGATTTTCCAAGCGGTCATCCATTTTGCACATACCGGTAATCCAAATCACCCAGGGCTACCTGAGTGGCAAGCTGTGAAACCAGAAGACGAGCCTACCATGATTTTTGACCGAGATTGCAAGATCTGTCATAATTATGATGATGAATTGATAAAGTTGTATGATGAAGTAAGTGGTCCTATTAGCCTTGCCGATTTATTCTCGCAGGACGTTCAGCATTAA
- a CDS encoding recombinase family protein yields MLKVKVAIYCRVSTAHADQIESLNNQIHQYKQMVKRHLDWELVDIYADIKSGKNTTDRVEFQRMLSDCYDHKIDLIITKSVSRFGRNTVDTLDVINKLHSLLIDVHFEVENINISETSKTFLLSILNAVAQADSESRSQNIRWGIQRGFETGNSKFYNRKCYGYINASDGNIVIDEDQSKVVQKIYELYLNGYSILAIIRYLEEKCIKSPTGKEHWAKRTIDTMLSNEKYTGNVVVGKLTALNILTIKE; encoded by the coding sequence ATGCTAAAAGTAAAGGTAGCAATATACTGCAGAGTCAGCACGGCGCATGCTGATCAAATAGAAAGCCTTAACAACCAAATCCACCAATATAAGCAGATGGTTAAGCGGCACCTTGATTGGGAACTGGTTGATATATATGCAGATATTAAATCCGGGAAAAATACTACCGACAGGGTAGAATTCCAAAGAATGCTCTCAGATTGCTATGACCACAAAATTGACTTAATAATTACCAAATCAGTAAGTCGCTTTGGACGCAATACAGTGGATACACTAGATGTGATAAATAAATTGCATAGCCTACTTATTGATGTGCACTTTGAGGTTGAAAACATTAATATTTCAGAGACAAGTAAGACTTTTCTATTATCCATTCTCAACGCAGTGGCACAAGCTGATAGTGAATCAAGAAGCCAAAATATTAGGTGGGGTATTCAGCGTGGCTTTGAGACCGGAAACTCAAAATTTTATAATCGCAAGTGTTATGGCTATATTAATGCTTCTGATGGAAATATTGTTATAGATGAAGATCAATCCAAAGTAGTACAAAAAATTTATGAGTTATATCTTAATGGATATAGCATTCTAGCAATAATTCGTTACCTTGAAGAAAAATGTATAAAGTCTCCAACAGGCAAAGAACATTGGGCTAAGCGTACAATTGATACAATGCTGTCAAATGAAAAATACACGGGCAATGTGGTGGTTGGAAAACTTACGGCCTTGAATATCCTAACAATAAAAGAATAA
- a CDS encoding TfoX/Sxy family protein produces the protein MGELSKLSNIGKEVESQLNIIGIFTYDQLKDIGTEQAWLKIQEVDASACIHRLLALEGAIQGVRKTALPQERKAELKDFYNWHKCK, from the coding sequence ATGGGAGAATTATCAAAACTATCTAATATTGGAAAAGAAGTTGAAAGTCAGTTAAATATAATAGGTATATTTACTTATGATCAATTAAAAGATATTGGCACAGAACAAGCGTGGCTGAAAATACAAGAAGTTGATGCTTCTGCGTGTATTCATAGATTATTAGCACTGGAAGGTGCAATTCAAGGGGTTAGGAAAACAGCCTTACCACAGGAACGAAAAGCAGAACTAAAAGATTTTTATAATTGGCATAAATGTAAATAG
- a CDS encoding peptide deformylase, whose protein sequence is MIKPIIKDILFLEQKSEDATKNDIAVIDDLVDTLRANLEYCVGLAGNMIGVKKRILVFTVVNLIIPMINPVILKKEKLYETEESCLSLIGFRKTNRYEKIEVEYLDRNFKKQKQVFTGFIAQIIQHEMDHFEGIII, encoded by the coding sequence ATGATAAAACCAATTATAAAAGACATATTGTTTTTAGAACAAAAATCAGAAGATGCAACTAAAAATGATATAGCAGTAATTGATGATTTAGTAGATACATTAAGAGCAAACTTAGAGTATTGTGTTGGATTGGCTGGGAACATGATTGGAGTAAAAAAACGTATATTGGTATTTACTGTAGTCAACCTTATTATACCTATGATAAATCCAGTTATATTAAAGAAAGAAAAGCTTTATGAAACAGAAGAGAGTTGTTTATCTTTAATTGGCTTTAGAAAAACAAATAGATATGAAAAGATAGAAGTGGAGTATCTTGATAGAAATTTTAAGAAGCAAAAGCAAGTGTTTACTGGATTTATAGCACAAATAATTCAACATGAAATGGATCATTTTGAAGGTATAATAATCTAA